The Antarcticibacterium sp. 1MA-6-2 genome has a window encoding:
- a CDS encoding SOS response-associated peptidase family protein, which produces MAKIFEKTGMCYGLSLEKEKKEFEKAYFASIKPGSNILPFKPGSSIYDSNLYCISCENPSQIYPMKMGISPSWGKEHSNSNTRKYRILNINADSAFNWERYAKLVRERRCLILADSFFELTFKTNFLQNSSGFYRFQLNGQKLFAVAGIYDIYDDNHGYAMIITTKFKRNFNHPLFQRKTVPVILDPDYEADWLNPTLTDNEIKSLLNHAFTKEDIEARLENSSTHKPNRIVKLSKDTERIRKI; this is translated from the coding sequence ATGGCTAAAATTTTTGAAAAAACGGGGATGTGTTACGGACTATCACTTGAAAAAGAGAAAAAAGAATTTGAGAAAGCTTATTTTGCTTCTATTAAGCCGGGATCAAATATTTTACCGTTCAAGCCTGGCTCCAGTATTTATGACAGTAATCTATACTGTATATCTTGTGAAAACCCATCTCAAATTTATCCTATGAAAATGGGAATTAGCCCCTCCTGGGGAAAAGAACATAGTAACTCTAATACCAGGAAATATAGAATTTTGAATATTAATGCTGATTCAGCATTTAATTGGGAGAGATACGCCAAACTGGTAAGAGAAAGAAGATGTTTAATCCTCGCCGATAGCTTTTTTGAGTTAACATTTAAAACCAATTTTTTACAGAATTCCTCAGGCTTTTATAGGTTTCAACTCAATGGGCAAAAATTGTTTGCAGTGGCAGGGATCTATGACATTTACGATGACAACCATGGATACGCTATGATTATTACTACAAAATTCAAAAGGAATTTTAATCATCCTCTTTTTCAGAGAAAAACAGTACCAGTGATTTTAGATCCTGATTATGAAGCAGATTGGCTTAATCCCACTCTAACTGATAATGAGATTAAGAGTCTTCTAAACCATGCTTTCACCAAAGAAGATATAGAAGCTCGTTTAGAAAACTCCAGCACACATAAACCAAACAGAATAGTTAAACTTTCAAAAGACACAGAAAGGATTCGGAAAATTTGA